In Gossypium hirsutum isolate 1008001.06 chromosome D06, Gossypium_hirsutum_v2.1, whole genome shotgun sequence, one genomic interval encodes:
- the LOC121203062 gene encoding probable methyltransferase At1g29790, which translates to MQLAKSANSVIRLGIDIGGGTGTFAALMKIFYNVTMLTTTLNVNAPYSEAVAARGLVPLHVPLQQRLPVFDGTMDLVRCGRAVNRWIPLPVMEFMFYDVDRVLRGGRYLWLDRFFSKAMDLEEVYEPMIRKLGYKKVKWAVANKTDPSGLKNGEVYLTAVLQKPVSR; encoded by the coding sequence ATGCAATTGGCTAAGTCAGCTAACTCTGTGATCCGTCTTGGCATTGACATAGGCGGTGGAACTGGAACCTTCGCTGCTTTGATGAAAATTTTCTACAATGTCACGATGCTGACCACCACATTGAACGTCAATGCGCCTTACAGTGAAGCCGTGGCAGCAAGAGGGTTGGTGCCTTTACACGTGCCGTTGCAGCAGAGGCTACCGGTTTTCGACGGGACGATGGATCTGGTCCGGTGTGGGAGGGCAGTGAACCGATGGATACCCTTGCCGGTGATGGagtttatgttttatgatgtgGACAGAGTGTTGAGAGGAGGTAGGTACTTGTGGTTGGATCGGTTCTTTAGTAAAGCAATGGATCTAGAGGAAGTTTATGAGCCAATGATTAGGAAACTTGGGTATAAGAAAGTGAAGTGGGCAGTGGCTAATAAGACTGATCCAAGTGGTTTGAAGAATGGGGAAGTTTACTTGACTGCTGTGCTGCAGAAGCCTGTTTCAAGGTGA
- the LOC107901838 gene encoding probable methyltransferase At1g29790 → MAFTMGFNFLLLLAMAATNLLSLYHLSSTFQSPKPSAPVPIHIPQHLLRHLNDIRATINHLTASTSDSKRTSPVPHDLILHSQVAPIASSCHRHPYLLRRYMNYTPFSTCPYDLDLQETLILNGCHPLPRRRCFSKTPPKPTSSLPLNPFPTALPDSSVIWTKYSCKSFACLLQNNPIDFDLNARRSSLLK, encoded by the coding sequence ATGGCTTTCACCATGGGCTTCAACTTCCTCCTCCTCTTAGCCATGGCGGCTACCAACCTACTCTCCCTTTACCACCTCTCTTCAACCTTCCAATCTCCCAAACCTTCTGCCCCTGTCCCTATCCATATCCCTCAACACCTCCTTCGCCACCTCAACGACATACGCGCCACCATCAATCACCTCACTGCCTCCACCTCTGATTCCAAACGCACTTCCCCCGTTCCCCATGATCTCATCCTCCATTCCCAAGTCGCACCCATCGCTTCTTCCTGCCACCGCCACCCTTACCTTCTCCGTAGATACATGAATTACACTCCTTTTTCGACTTGCCCTTATGATCTCGACCTCCAAGAAACGCTTATTCTCAACGGCTGCCACCCACTTCCGCGGCGGCGTTGCTTCTCTAAAACCCCGCCAAAACCCACTTCTTCCCTTCCTCTTAACCCTTTCCCAACTGCCCTGCCCGACTCCTCTGTCATCTGGACCAAATACTCCTGTAAATCTTTTGCCTGTCTTTTACAAAACAACCCCATAGACTTCGATCTCAACGCCCGACGCTCATCCCTTCTAAAATAA